In the genome of Candidatus Chromulinivoraceae bacterium, one region contains:
- a CDS encoding tyrosine/phenylalanine carboxypeptidase domain-containing protein, which translates to MEMTIEQKEPQTTLSERYKALLELEPKLITNFVPQDAKEQKAAFLAGEVRNPDHTYDKLDAIDFTERTAEIAAVGNSILAARDLNPKFTVAYDQFIEGYKARTRLMELADELNNTEDEAEKLHLRSEYMQLNIELYGTPDEATYRSLLQEKLAAISQKNLIGEAATLRDELFSLTGFSEGGEIPERFHPSQETIEWVQGIVEGLYGGMLAHVPEGKETFSVKETQAIFQEIIRDEFGEAAEDWKVDVESAKSINVKSTEKRIVIPDDRGELSQDQLRGLVVHELGVHMLRAVMGEETDLEPLANGLSDYYDAEEGLGVVMEQALKGKFSEAGIDHYITAGLAYHDNKDFRDTFEIKWRLAALGSLKGDDLTGTARDKAQDSAYGGTMRMFRGTDELPWFKDLAYYNGAVNTWRYLEEIRGDDLRFTFVLLGKNDPSSKAHERIVYETSSK; encoded by the coding sequence ATGGAAATGACAATCGAGCAGAAAGAACCGCAAACAACATTGTCGGAGCGCTACAAGGCGTTGCTTGAGCTCGAGCCGAAGCTTATTACCAACTTTGTACCCCAAGACGCTAAGGAGCAAAAGGCTGCATTTTTGGCAGGTGAAGTTCGAAACCCCGATCATACATATGACAAACTTGATGCGATTGATTTTACCGAGCGAACTGCAGAGATAGCGGCTGTAGGAAATTCTATCCTCGCTGCGAGGGATCTTAATCCTAAATTTACTGTCGCCTATGATCAGTTTATCGAGGGCTACAAAGCCCGAACTCGTTTAATGGAGCTTGCCGATGAGCTAAACAATACAGAGGATGAAGCCGAAAAATTGCATCTTCGCTCAGAGTATATGCAGCTTAATATTGAACTCTATGGTACGCCGGATGAAGCTACTTACCGTTCGCTGCTACAAGAGAAACTCGCCGCCATTAGCCAGAAAAATCTGATAGGTGAAGCTGCGACACTTCGTGACGAGCTCTTCTCATTGACGGGCTTTTCGGAGGGCGGTGAAATACCAGAACGTTTTCACCCTTCACAGGAAACTATCGAATGGGTTCAAGGAATTGTCGAAGGTTTATATGGTGGCATGCTAGCCCATGTTCCTGAAGGAAAAGAAACGTTTTCTGTTAAAGAGACTCAAGCGATTTTCCAAGAGATTATTCGTGACGAATTTGGCGAAGCAGCGGAGGACTGGAAGGTAGATGTTGAGTCTGCAAAGTCAATTAATGTTAAGTCGACTGAAAAGCGAATCGTTATTCCGGACGATCGCGGTGAGCTTAGCCAAGACCAGTTGCGCGGACTAGTTGTTCATGAACTTGGTGTACATATGTTACGCGCTGTTATGGGTGAAGAAACAGATCTTGAACCTCTTGCTAACGGTCTTAGCGACTACTATGACGCTGAAGAGGGTCTAGGAGTTGTTATGGAGCAAGCTCTTAAAGGGAAATTCTCCGAGGCGGGTATTGATCATTACATTACAGCTGGTCTTGCGTATCATGACAATAAAGATTTTCGAGATACGTTTGAGATTAAATGGCGTCTCGCTGCTCTCGGTTCTCTAAAGGGTGATGATTTAACGGGCACAGCTCGCGACAAAGCACAAGACAGCGCGTACGGTGGTACGATGCGTATGTTCCGAGGTACAGATGAGCTCCCTTGGTTTAAGGACCTCGCATACTACAATGGTGCTGTGAACACCTGGCGCTATCTCGAAGAAATTAGAGGCGACGACCTTCGTTTTACCTTTGTCCTCCTTGGTAAAAACGACCCATCATCAAAAGCACACGAACGAATCGTGTACGAAACCTCGTCAAAATAA
- a CDS encoding GNAT family N-acetyltransferase, giving the protein MKPIIRRAVKEDIDGIYRLSCKVHQISYTDLIPEQERKIFLQYFAMSKSARQRRFDFFLPKLDDPAWYIWVAVANGLIVGYTKEVRADDRTIRKRGLFVDPDYQGRGIGKALFKESLSVAKPGDTLYLSVVENNFRAQTLYRKYGFKKTGYTKNDFYGAKMITMELTVG; this is encoded by the coding sequence GTGAAACCAATCATCAGACGAGCGGTTAAAGAAGATATAGATGGAATATACCGTCTGTCATGTAAGGTTCACCAGATCTCGTATACAGATCTTATTCCCGAGCAAGAACGTAAGATTTTTCTCCAATATTTTGCAATGTCGAAGTCGGCTCGCCAGCGGCGTTTCGATTTTTTCTTACCCAAGTTAGATGATCCTGCATGGTATATCTGGGTTGCTGTAGCAAATGGGTTGATAGTTGGCTACACCAAAGAGGTCCGTGCCGACGACCGTACGATTCGCAAAAGGGGACTCTTCGTTGATCCTGATTATCAGGGTAGGGGAATCGGTAAGGCTTTGTTTAAAGAGTCGCTAAGTGTCGCAAAACCAGGCGATACACTCTATCTTTCGGTCGTAGAGAATAACTTTAGAGCTCAGACTCTCTACAGAAAGTATGGTTTTAAAAAGACAGGTTATACCAAAAATGACTTCTATGGGGCAAAAATGATAACGATGGAGCTTACGGTTGGTTGA